In Lentimicrobium sp. L6, the genomic window GAGATACCTTACAACTGTAAATACTTATAAAGGAGCTTTACGAAAGATGCTTACAAAATATGTTGTTAAAAATGCAAGTGCAGTTCTTCCTGTTACTCAAAACTTACAAGAAGCTCTTCTCTCTCATGGACTAAATAACAACCATTACAGAATTATTCCAAATGTAGTAGATGACATATTCTTTCAATATGATTTTATACTTCAAAAAGAAAAGACCAAAAGCGTCATTCATGTGAGCACTTTTGAAAACAAAAGCAAAAACATAACGGGTATCATCAAAATGGTTAAGGCACTAGCTCAAAAAAGAGATGATTTTAAGATGATATTAATCGGGGATGGCATAGACTATTTTATGCTAAAAGAATTAAGCAAAGAATATAAATTGGAATCATTCATTGAGTTTAGAGGCTTGTTAGAAAAGCAAGAGTTAGTTGACGAGTATATGAAAGCAAGTTTCATGCTTGTCAATAGTAATTACGAAAACATGCCAGTGGTTATCAACGAAGCCATGGCATGCGGACTCCCAGTACTCTCCACAAACGTTGGTGGCATCAGCGAACACCTTGACTCCACAAAAGGAATACTCATAGAACCGA contains:
- a CDS encoding glycosyltransferase; amino-acid sequence: MKNEAKHILFLPQWYPNRYDKMWGLFVKKHAQAANRKNTISVLYLKAIDNILTKTEIEEYLDDGIHSLYIYYPKPKNKISYLFRFLIEYKKGLSLIQKRKPIDLIHVHILTRAGLLALYSHKTQNIPFVITEHWSRYLTTVNTYKGALRKMLTKYVVKNASAVLPVTQNLQEALLSHGLNNNHYRIIPNVVDDIFFQYDFILQKEKTKSVIHVSTFENKSKNITGIIKMVKALAQKRDDFKMILIGDGIDYFMLKELSKEYKLESFIEFRGLLEKQELVDEYMKASFMLVNSNYENMPVVINEAMACGLPVLSTNVGGISEHLDSTKGILIEPKQPEQLLEQFQWMLDHLDSFEPSSIRQYAKEHFSFDAVGKQLDEVYHSINKDK